The proteins below come from a single Malus domestica chromosome 03, GDT2T_hap1 genomic window:
- the LOC103405117 gene encoding uncharacterized protein — MALSWILPALLFALVLANVELSTCQVLKAKVTCLDCHQNYDFSGIKVLVKCDKVKKMAMAITENDGSFEAKLPSNNNTKSPDAKNCLARILGGPDQLYTSRKFMASEIVKTQDSNSYTTTTPLGFSTSCPLNIKDAACKAMNKFGSSKTINVPLPPEWGLAPSSYYIPFIPIIGIP; from the exons ATGGCGCTTTCCTGGATTCTTCCAGCACTTCTCTTTGCTTTGGTTCTTGCAAATGTTGAACTCTCCACATGCCAAGTTCTGAAGGCCAAGGTCACTTGCCTTGACTGCCATCAAAATTATGATTTCTCAG GAATCAAGGTTTTGGTGAAGTGTGATAAAGTGAAAAAGATGGCAATGGCAATAACAGAAAATGACGGCTCTTTTGAAGCAAAGCTCCCCTCAAACAACAACACTAAATCTCCAGATGCTAAGAACTGCCTTGCCAGGATTCTTGGAGGACCAGATCAGCTCTATACCTCCAGGAAGTTCATGGCATCTGAGATTGTCAAGACCCAAGACTCCAACTCTTATACCACAACAACTCCTCTTGGCTTCTCCACATCATGCCCTTTGAACATCAAAGATGCAGCCTGTAAAGCCATGAACAAGTTCGGCTCATCCAAGACTATCAATGTGCCTCTGCCACCAGAGTGGGGTTTGGCACCTTCAAGCTATTATATTCCTTTCATCCCCATCATTGGGATACCTTAA